GAGTGTTCTAGAAATGGAAGTTACCTGAGATCATCTGAAGTCAttcccccattttatagaagagaaaaccGATACCCATGAGAGGGTTCTGATAGGCTGGCTGAAGTGGCTTAGGCCAGGCCAGAGCCAATGCCAAGGGCAAGCCGTCAGCTCCTCGTGTTTGTCTGTGATCCCCGGACAGGAAGCTGTTTGACCTAAAGGCTTACGTGAGGGTTTCTGGCTGTCTTGGGGCCTCCCCACTGGAGAGGACTATTGACTAAGAGTGTTCTTAGGCTAAAGCAACTACTAAAAATCAAAATTGGTCCTTTGCTGGAGAAGGACAGGGGTCCCTTGTTGGGGATCTGCTTTCACTGCAGTTGCCTAAACACATCCCAGGACTGAGCATGGAAATGAGGGGTGAGGGgacccagaagtgaaattactgTATGCTTGGTCACCTGCCTGTCCCCAGTGGGCAACTGTAGTAAGAGCCAGCCCTTTAAGTGCCTATTGACGTAGGGGCATTGTCTTAAACATTACCTCCCAAAGTCTTTCCTACCTACAGAGGAATGGGCCAAGGCTCTAGAAGGTTGTCACCCAGTACACCCAGCACTGAGTTTCACAGCCCGTAATTGGCATAGTGGGATTCAAACTGAGATCTGGTGACATGGAAGACCGTAGGTTTCTGTATCCCTTGGTTCTGTTCTTGAGAACTCATCTTTGTGGTCTAGCAGAACTGTGGGAGTTTGAGGGGCAGACTGACTTGCTGAATGCCACTCTGGTCTGCCTCTATCCCACACAGCATCAGCAAGGGGCCTTGCTGTCTCTCAGACAAGGCATTCCACTCCCCACTCTCAGTCTTCTTTTAAACATTAATTGGGGGGATGGATTGATGGTCTCAGAGCACACTCTCAAGTGATACTCCTAGTGTTCGGTTATGGGCTGGGGCTAGGGGCTTGAATCGAAGGGGTTGGATAGAGAAGAATGAGAAGATCTACATGGATAAATCTTGTAAGTTGGGAATACATCCCTGACCAGAACAAGGCCATCAGGAGATGCACTGGCATTCATCAAACGAAGTACAGAGCTGAGGCCAGATTCATGATCATAGAGGACTAGAGGAGGGCTTGCTGATGAAAGTGGTTGAAGTAGATAGGAAGGTGCAGGGTGAAGGGACAAGAGGAACAGGGGTGGGTGAGATTAGAGCAGCACTGGGGAGAAGCCTGAAGAAGCAAGATGCCTGAGATACCACCAGCAAGTCTGCTGGCTGGCACCTACAGCCACTGGCCAGTAACTTGAGGCTGGTCACTCAGCGCCCACCTAACATCCATCATATGGTTATGGGTTTGTTTTTCAGGAAAGGTAGCTGGGAAATTCTTCAACAACAACTCTATCATGTCTAATCCCTTGGCGGGGATGGTGATTGGGGTGCTGGTGACTGTCCTGGTGCAGAGTTCCAGCACCTCCACGTCCATCGTCGTCAGCATGGTGGCCTCCTCACGTGAGTCCAGGCACCTGTGAGCCCAGATACATTTCAGGCATTTCCCTGTTCAGCTGGGGAGGCTGGGATTTACTCTGAATATGTCCAGGCTTGTTGCCATTACCTTCCTAACTTGTCCAATTATGATGTGCTCTGCTTAGATTGTGGGCAGCCTCCTGTTTCCCTTCCCAGGGCTGAGCCCCAGTGCTTGAAGACTCAGTTCCGAATTCTCTTGAACTGTGTTGTCTAGTCTAATAGCCACTAGCTACATGTGGCTGTTTCATTTAACCTTAAATTCAGCTGCTCAGTGGCAAGGTGTATTTCAAGGGATCACATGTGGTTAATGGCTGTCATATTGAACCACATAAATTTAGAACGTGTCCATCATTGCTCTCAGGGCTTCATGTAATCACATCACGTGTTGGCCTTGAGGCATCTGAGCTTGGGGACCTGACGTTACAAACTTGAACCCACTCAACGTTTGCCCTGGCTATGTTGAGACAGACCCTCTGAGGGGAGCCAGTTTGAACTGATTAATTTTCAACCCAAACCAGtatttttatctaaaatttaGTAGAACAACTTTTCAAGGACCAAATTAGAAGAATATTCTTTACTTCTgcaaagtatttttatatttttataacttatatTTTTTATACTTCTTAATACTTTTATAACATATACTTTTATATGtacttttatacttttatacatTAGAATGTATGGCAATGTATTAATTTTGTGAGAAAAAGATATTGCCATAAACTTTccataataaatacataagtcCTTATACATTGTTTCCTGGTCTCCTTTATGCTACCCTGCCATCTGGAATGGGGGGACAGAGGGATTTAGAATGgaacttttaaacttttaaactgAAACTTTTAAACAAGAGGGTTTTGTGGAGTCTCTAAATTCCCTGCAATTAAGTgctgaaattttttatttccttctttggcATACGTGCCTATTTCTATAGTGAGATGCCCAAGTTTTGTTCAGATTCACAGTGGGGTGCAGACCCTAAAGAAATTAAGACCTGGTGCTTTAGGGGATTACCAGCCTGCATGAGGTCAGTTTGCCTTGGGCCACATCAGGAACACGGCCAAGATGCCTTCCTCAACTTTACTAACTTGCTAACTTACTCTTTTCCACCCTCCAGTGCTGCCCGTGCATGCTGCCATCCCCATTATCATGGGAGCCAACATTGGGACTTCAATTACCAACACCATCGTGGCGCTCATGCAGGCAGGAGATCGGAAAGAGTTCAGAAGGTAGGAGGCTTGGAGTCAGCCTTGGCCACCACCAGGCCCATATGGGGGTTGGCCAAGTTTTCCTAACTGTCGTTGACAAGAGAGCATGTTTGTTATCCCTGGACCTCTTAGAAGTAGCTACAATGAAGTAGGGCTGGAGGCTGGGATCACGTACTTATCAGTTGGTAACTCAGCTCCCTGACTTGCAGAGCTTGGATAACAGAATCTATCAACCTCCATGTTGcctaaagaaattaacacattcataTAGATAAATACTTAGCAAGGTGCCTGGCACCTAGTCAGGGCTGCCTGAATACAAGTGTTAGCCAGAAGCTTGACCTGTGGCATAGTTAAAACAAGGCCAGGTAGAATAGCATTTACTATCTCACTTGGAAATAATTATAACTTCCTAAAGCTTCCATTAAACACAATTCCCAGCCTCTCTTCTGACTGGTTATGGGTTTTTCCGGAGCTTGTTACAATAGTGAAATAGTCCCCATCCAACAAAGCCAAAAACACCAATTTGAAAAGGTACAATGCACCCCCAGTgatcatagcaacattatttagaattgccaggatatggaagcaaccgaagtgtccatcaacagacgaatgaaAGACGTGAtccatctacacacacacacacacatacacatacaatggaatactactactcagccacaaaaaagaacagatttttgtcatttgaagcaatatggatgaacttggagggcattatgctaagtgaaataagtcatacaggGAAAGACAAAAATTGCATGATATCACTGATATgtataatctaaaaaatacaacaaactaatgaataaaacaagaaagaagcagactcacagatatgagaacaaactagtggttaccattCGAGAGACGAGAGGGGGATGAGCAAGATAGGAGTAGGGaaataagaggtacaaactattaggtataaaatacgCTGTAGGACATAGagccaatattttctaataactataaatggaataaaaccttttaaaattgtgagTCACTGTATTGAACACCTGCggcttatataatattgtacaccaGCTATACTGCAACTGTCACATCAGGAAGGTGACATTAAACAGGCTGGTGGGGGTGGTCAGTAAACACCATCCCTCGTCTGCGGGTGCACTGGCGGGCACGGGATGTCCTCAGCCATTCAGTTTCTGTCAACCATAGCTGAACTCCTGGTCCATGATAAAATGTTCTGAGGTCTAAATTATAATACGTATCACCCACGGTGTTTGCTAATTTGATCTTAAGAAACTGAGTAGACTTTTCTATGcactattttattaaatatagaagcacaaagaggttaagtaacttcgcTGAGGGGCATAGCTGGGACTCAATCCAGGTTTTCTTATTAGAAATTCTGGGTTTCTTTCACTGTTACACTAATTTTTACCTCTGGATATATAAAGATGAAAGTGCGTACACATAGAATATAATTGATCTAGCTCACCCCCTTCTGAGATATTTAAATAGATTGCTTTCAATAACATCTTTGGAGATGTGTATTATTCTTTTCTGGTCATTTTTTCCTGGATAGATtcctgaaacaacaacaacaactatatcAAACACCTATAAAGCTTTTTTAACAGTTTTCCAAACtacaaagaaatatttgtaaCACTTTGAGTCAGCAGTGTATGAAAATGTCTTAAATCACCCTCTCCAGGAAGCATAAGTAAAAATTTGTACTTGCAAACAAATAGCAAATTTCTAAAGGAAGACTGTGTTCAGTATGCATGATTCACAAGTAGTCTTGATGACGTTTTTTCAAACAGCCCCTTGCTGAATTAATAATTGCAGCCAAAATAACCTCTATTGATAGTTCCCTTTCCCCCACACAGAGCAAACTGTCTACTGTCTAATCTGGTGGGAAATGTTCTGTCAGGCAGTAGGAGATGAGATTCCTGGACCCAGTACTGCTGCAGTGATCTTCAGTTCCTCTGTTTGCTGgtcctcaatttcttcatctgatgattggtggtggggcagggggagggtagTAGTAATACCACTCACTTTGGGGGTTGCTATAAGAAGAAAAGTGAGATTGTATACCTATATGCATATAGGTAGGTGACACCTGGCAGATAATACAAGTGATGACCTGCCTAGATGGTACCCAGCCACTTGATGACCGGTCTGACTCGGGGTGGGGTTCTCCTCCTGCAGGGCCTTTGCGGGGGCCACCGTCCATGACTTCTTCAACTGGCTCTCCGTGCTGGTGCTCTTGCCTCTGGAGGCCGCCACCGGTTACCTGGAGCGCCTGACCAACTTAGTAGTGGAGAGCTTCCACTTCAAGAATGGAGAGGAAGCCCCAGAACTTCTGAAAGTTATCACAGATCCCTTCACAAAGCTCATTATCCAGGTAACCTGGCTTCCTGCAGAGAGGTAAATGGGATGGAAGAGATGGATAAGGGTCTGTAATTACTGCCCTTTAGCTGCCTCTAAAAAAAACCAAGGGAGGCAGAACTTCAGGAACACCAGATGGGATGgagttcttgttgttcagttgctcagtcgtgtcagactttttgtgaccccatggactgcagcacaccaggctcccctgtccttcactatctcctggagtttgctcaaattcatgtttgttgagttggtgatattatctaactatctcatcctctgccatccccttctctgggagtgaagtgaagtgatagctcagtcgtgtctgactctttgcaaccctgtggactgtagcccactaggctcctccgtccatgggattctccaggcaagaatactggagtgggttgccatttccttctccaggggatcttcccaacccagggatcgaatccgggtctcccacattgcaggcagatggtttaacctctgagccaccagggaagctgagtaATTGTCATTTATTATCTCCATGACTTCAGCACACGTGTATCATCTTTATTAGTGTGGGAGTGGTGGGTGGTAGTGAGTGCTTCTTGAGACTCAACAACTCTCCATTGGACACTTCGTTCCTACCTCTGACCTTGGCACCCCTGGGCTCACTGATTAAAGTCACATCCTACTCACAGCCAGAGAGGAAGAGTTTACTGCCTTTCCTCCCATCTTATCCCTCTGCTCACTAGAGTCTGTCCATattgttgaaataaatgaaagaaggctTTGTAGATGTTGTCTTGGGGAGAAGGGGCCAGCTTGGACCCTGCTCATTCActtttaccttcattttttttcctcttatttgattatccaatgaatattctactGCACGCTTCCTAGATACAGGTCCGTTGTTCATACCAGTccttcatttattgagcacccactgaCATCGAGGTGCTATGCTCTGCCCTGAGAGTGCAGATAGGGTGAGTCCCAGCTCACTGATGCAATCTGGTTCATGTCCTCAAAGCCCCTGTTAACAGCTTAACATCTGTCCCACATCGGTTTTGACAATGGGCTGACTCTGTTCTGTCTATTGCTTTCCTCAGCTGGATAAAAGTATTCTCAACCAAATTGCAATGAATGATGAGTCGGTCCAAAACAAAAGTATGATCAAGATTTGGTGCAAAACTTTTACCAACGTGGTAAGTTTCTAAGAATATTGCTGGCTGGGTTAGCTCTTTTGTCTGTACTGGATAAAGCAAGATCTTGCCTTCAGATTGGGCATATAAATGGTTGGGAGAAACAAAAATCGAGGATTCCTGAAAAGTCAAAACTAGCCAGTGAGAATCCTTAAGTCGTTGATTTCTAGATGGACAAACATGCTGTAGGACAGACAGGACCAGCCCACATCATGGACATGTTATTCCTGGCTAATTATGTTCATGTCTCCTGGCTTATCTCTGGCTGCCACCTTGCTTCCATTTATAGAGGGACTTGTGAAAGCAGTGCCCCACACCTATGGAGTCTCCCGTGATGCCCCGAATTTCCCTCCATTCCCCACCAGAAGTGAGGGTTGTAGACAATGCATAGTATTTCTCATGTTTGCCACCCAGACTGAGAGAAATGTCACCGTCCCCTCGCCTGAGAACTGCACCTCCCCTTCTCTCTGTTGGACGGATGGTTTGTACACCTGGACCATCAAGAACGTGACCTACAAGGAGAACATTGCCAAGTGTGAGTGGAACTCACAGAGCATCAGCCATTGCGACAGGCTGTCTGGGGTGATGATGGTTATTTCCTATCTGTGTGGAGCCCCagtaaataaaggaaagaagggcAGTGAGATTCACTGAACACCAATCCTACATGGGACAATGAGCTGTGAGCTTTCACGTCAGAAGAAACTAAGGCTTGGGGACAGGGGGGCAGGCTCAAGGTCCCCCTGTAAGGGGAAGAGCTAGGACCTGAAACTCAGTTCTTCTGGCCATTCCAGACCAACTCAGAACTCATCAACAGATTCCAGAGCACTCCCTCCACGGGCTTTGGTATCTCTTTGGCAGTAACTGTAGGGAGATGACAGCCTGATTTGAAGGTTAGGGGGCATATACAGAACAGATACCATCGCCCTTGAGTCAGGAGTCCCTATTGTACAGTTGGCCCCATTTGAGGCACTGGGGCTATAGCACTGAACAAAGCAGTGAGCTTACTACTCCAGTTGGAGCACTGATGCTCCAATTCTTTAAGAAGCTATACTGTTGCCTCTGGATTCTTTTATGGCCCTGATGCCAGTTCTTCTAATTATTTATTCCTTATGTGCCCATTTGCATatctctgcctctcctcctctccaggaATCCCCACATTAATTCTGAGCCGCATACCTTACTACTCCAGTTGTGGTTTACCTCACAGGATCATGTGAATGTATCACCTCTTGTATTGTAGCTGTTGTACATCCATTAAAATAACcatgttttttctggaatcatCACGGAGACACAcagggattttaaaaaagaaaaaaacacaagcaGTTTTATAATTAACAATTGCTCCCACTCTGACTTGCCCTTCCTGCCCCAACTTGGCTCCTTGAATACTTGTAGGTATCCTCATTATCATGAGTAAAACATGGAATGGGATttagaggcagaagaatggaGTTGGAGGCCTGCCCCTGGATTTTACTACATCTTCACCCTCATGAGATCCCATTGGCCTAAACATAACTTCAGGGTTATacttagctgcaagggaggcttgAAAGAGTGGTCTTTATTCTGGGCTGCCCTGCATCAAGCTGACAACCAAGATTCTGTTACTTTGAGACAGAAGGATGTTGGGGAATAAATAACAATCTGTGGGCTCCAGGGGCTCCATGCCCTCCTAACAAGGGCTGTCTATGGTCTTTCCAGGCCAGCACATCTTCGTGAATTTCAACCTCTCAGATGCTATTGTTGGCACCATCCTGCTGATCACCTCCCTGCTGATCCTCTGTACCTGCCTGATCCTAATTGTCAAGCTCCTGGGCTCTGTGCTCAGGGGGCAGGTGGCTGCTGTCATCAAGAAGACAATCAACACTGGTAAGCTTGCTGCCTCTCATTCTGGACCTCTTAGGGGTGGCATCACTGTGCCCCTCCCCCATAGGGAAGCTCCTGTTGATTCTCTTCTAGCAACAGCTTCTACATGGAGTTTCTGTCTTGGCTCTGAGAAGCTGTGAAAGTTACAATGCCACTTGCCTTCGAAATCCTCCTTAGTGTTTTGAGTGGAGCCTGGGGAGCACTTGTTTGCAAGGTCTTgagaaagagccagcttaagttCAAATTGCTGTGAGTTAGACCTTCCTTCCTACCAGGTTCCCTGTTTGCCCAGGACTTTACTGAGTCTGTCAAGATCCCTTAGGTAATAAAGGGTTGCAGAAGTCCACTGCGACCCTTATTTCCCTTCAGCTCTTGGGAAGAAAATGTGGTTCTGGATAAATACATCAGCATTTTGAAACAGCCAGGGAGACTCTATTGCTGAGAATGGCATCCTGGCCAATGAAAACACACCCCATGAACTCTGCCTGTGAAATGGGGCTGAGGATGTCTACCTCCCGAGGTTGTCATGAGGGTGAGCTGAGCGACTCTTCTCTGGGTGCTTGCTGGCTATGCGGGGCATGGTCCTGGACTGGTGGTGCCAAGAACAGGGTCTCTGGGGCTTCCAAGCTGCTTCACATACTCAGTGCTCTTTTAAGTGGAAACAAAAGTGGAGGGTATGAAGCACTGGGAGACCAAGACAGGAGGAAAGCTAGAGCCTGAATGCTCAGAGTGCTTTGTTGGTATTTGGGTGGCATCTTagtgtggctcagagggtaaagtgtccgcctgcaatgcggagacctgggtttgatccctgggttgggaagatcccctggagaaggaaatggcaacccactccagtactcttgcctggagaatcacacggacagaggagcctggtaggctaaagtccatggggtcacaaagagtcggacacaactgagcaacttcacttagtCCAACCACTGTAACAAATTCTCATAGACTGGATGGTTTAAACAACAGCAATTTATTTCACACTGTCTTGGAGACTGGGAGGTCCAAGGTCAGGGCGCCAGCACAGTTGGGTTCTGGTGAGGACCCACTTCCTGGTTTATAGATGGCTGCCTTTTCACCAAAACCTCACGTGGACAAGCTCTCCCttctataagggcactaatccacTCTTGAGGACTCCAACCTCATGACCTAGTCATCTCTCAAAGGCCTCACCTCCTAATACAATTACATTaggggttagggtttcaacacTTGGATTTGGGGTGGGGGAAATGACACAAACATTCCATGCATAACAGATGGGTTCAGCATTCAGAACTCCAGTGAATATGTGTTTTTGTCTTGGCAACACATCCTTGCTTCCACCGTTTGAATATGCAAGGTGAAAGAATGCTAAAAAATCCAATTTGCAGCTTCAGACTTCTGTGTGGGTGTGCAGAGGAGTTTACACAACCCAAACCTCTGGCCCAGTTGTGCTGCCTGGATCCTAAGGAGATGCCAGCTGGGCCTCTCAATCCATGCCTCTTCCAGAAGGATTGTGATGCAtctcttatcctctgtcttccagatTTCCCTTACCCCTTTAGCTGGGTGACTGGCTACCTGGCCATCCTTGTGGGGGCAGGCATGACCTTCATCGTTCAGAGCAGCTCTGTGTTCACGTCTGCTATGACCCCACTGATCGGTGAGTTTCTAGCCTGGGTCTCCCTCTGTCTTCTGTTACCATCTCCTGCCATGCCCTGGGGCTGATGCCACGGGCTTTGTATTTTCATCCCCCCAGGTATCGGTGTGATATCCATTCAAAGAGCATATCCACTAACGCTAGGTGCCAACATtggcaccaccaccaccgccatctTGGCCGCCTTAGCCAGCCCAGGCAGTACTTTGAAAAGCTCACTCCAGGTAAGGAAATGCTTCatgggacaggggctctgggaggGATCCAAACCTACCCATGGTCTTGTAAGCACATGGTTTCTAAACAAGAAGCCAAGTTAAGCTTTTCTCTGTTATGTCCAAAACCGTGATGTGGAGATGCCTCAGGGAGACAGATTTGAGAACAACCAAAGGCCACTCCCTAGAGTGGTGGAACAACCACTCCCTAGAGTGGTAGTCAGACTCCCATCACCAGAGGTTGTTTAAACAAAGGTGAGGTGGCTGTtttgctggaggaggaaagggtatTCCAGAAACATAGATACCACTTTCTGTCTCCTTGCCCTCGTCTTGGACAATGGGAGGTCACTTGTGTCCTAAGCCTGGCATTGAGAAGAATCAGGGGTATCTGCCTTGCCTGGATCAgctaggtgaccttgggcaagatgaCCTTTGATGTCTGAATCACTGTCCCCCATTTACACACCCAGTGCCCTTGGACAGGTGACCTAACCTTTGAGCATCAATTCCCTCATCTGAAGAACAGGAACCATAATCTCTAGCTCAGTGGGATTATTTTAAAGATCTGATGAGGCTCTGTCTAAAGCCATGCTGTCGATAGAAGTATAGAATGAGTATAGAATATGTGAATCACTCATGAAATCTGAAACTTTTAGTACTGcagttttaaaagtcaaaaaggaACAGGgagattaattttaataatgtgtttGATTGAACCATTATCATTTCAATGTGTAAttgatatttaaagtgatgagattttatatttctttataaaaaattaatttattaacccatttattaatttgcttttggctgcactgggtcttgttaCTGCACATGGGCTTTACCTCGTTGCAGTGAGTGGGAACTATCGTTGTTGCcttgagtgggcttctcattgtcgtagcttcccttgttgtggagcGCAGCCTCAGGAATTGTTGTGCACAGGCTTGCTTAGTCactccatagcatgtggaatcttcctggaccagggatcgaaaccgtgtcccctgcattg
This is a stretch of genomic DNA from Bos mutus isolate GX-2022 chromosome 6, NWIPB_WYAK_1.1, whole genome shotgun sequence. It encodes these proteins:
- the SLC34A2 gene encoding sodium-dependent phosphate transport protein 2B isoform X2, whose protein sequence is MAPWPELENSQPTSEKYTVKADGEQSAKPEKAKETEKDDTGTAITKIELVPSHSTATLIEEPTEVEDPWDLPELKDTGLKWSERDTKGKILCVFQGIGKFILLLVFLYFFVCSLDVLSSAFQLVGGKVAGKFFNNNSIMSNPLAGMVIGVLVTVLVQSSSTSTSIVVSMVASSLLPVHAAIPIIMGANIGTSITNTIVALMQAGDRKEFRRAFAGATVHDFFNWLSVLVLLPLEAATGYLERLTNLVVESFHFKNGEEAPELLKVITDPFTKLIIQLDKSILNQIAMNDESVQNKSMIKIWCKTFTNVTERNVTVPSPENCTSPSLCWTDGLYTWTIKNVTYKENIAKCQHIFVNFNLSDAIVGTILLITSLLILCTCLILIVKLLGSVLRGQVAAVIKKTINTDFPYPFSWVTGYLAILVGAGMTFIVQSSSVFTSAMTPLIGIGVISIQRAYPLTLGANIGTTTTAILAALASPGSTLKSSLQIALCHFFFNISGIILWYPIPFTRLPIRLAKGLGNISSKYRWFAIVYLIIFFFLIPLAVFGLSLIGWPVLVGVASPIVLVILLVVVLKILQSFCPGSLPQKLRSWDFLPFWMRSLEPWDKLITSLTSCFQMRCCCCCRVCCRLCCGLCGCSKCCRCSKCCEDLEEGKDEPVKSPEAFNNLAMDKEAQDGVTKSEVDASGTKIVSSVTAL